In Scophthalmus maximus strain ysfricsl-2021 chromosome 21, ASM2237912v1, whole genome shotgun sequence, one genomic interval encodes:
- the tubb6 gene encoding tubulin, beta 6 class V isoform X3 has product MDSVRSGAFGQLFRPDNFIFGQTGAGNNWAKGHYTEGAELVDSVLDVVRKECEHCDCLQGFQLTHSLGGGTGSGMGTLLISKIREEYPDRIMNTFSVMPSPKVSDTVVEPYNATLSVHQLVENTDETYCIDNEALYDICFRTLKLTTPTYGDLNHLVSATMSGVTTSLRFPGQLNADLRKLAVNMVPFPRLHFFMPGFAPLTARGSQQYRALTVPELTQQMFDARNMMAACDPRHGRYLTVATVFRGPMSMKEVDEQMLNVQNKNSSYFVEWIPNNVKVAVCDIAPRGLKMAATFIGNSTAIQELFKRISEQFSAMFRRKAFLHWFTGEGMDEMEFTEAESNMNDLVSEYQQYQEATANEGEDTFEDEEDEIEE; this is encoded by the exons ATGGACAGCGTTCGCTCAGGAGCCTTCGGACAACTCTTCAGACCAGACAACTTCATCTTCG GTCAAACAGGTGCGGGGAACAACTGGGCCAAAGGTCACTACacggagggggcggagctcGTGGACTCGGTCCTGGACGTAGTGAGGAAGGAGTGTGAGCACTGCGACTGTCTCCAG GGTTTCCAGCTGACACACTCGCTGGGCGGCGGCACCGGCTCGGGCATGGGCACCCTGCTGATCAGCAAGATCCGGGAGGAGTACCCCGACCGGATCATGAACACCTTCAGCGTCATGCCGTCACCCAAG GTGTCGGACACCGTCGTGGAGCCCTACAACGCCACCCTGTCGGTCCACCAGCTGGTCGAAAACACCGACGAGACCTACTGCATCGACAACGAGGCCCTGTACGACATCTGCTTCCGCACTCTCAAACTCACGACGCCGACCTACGGCGACCTCAACCACCTGGTGTCAGCCACCATGAGCGGCGTGACGACTTCGCTCCGTTTCCCCGGGCAGCTCAACGCAGATCTGCGCAAGCTCGCCGTCAACATGGTTCCTTTCCCGAGACTCCACTTCTTCATGCCGGGCTTCGCTCCTCTGACGGCGAGGGGCAGTCAGCAGTACCGAGCCCTCACCGTTCCCGAGCTCACGCAGCAGATGTTCGACGCCAGGAACATGATGGCAGCTTGCGACCCTCGCCACGGCCGCTACCTGACCGTCGCCACCGTCTTCCGTGGGCCCATGTCCATGAAGGAGGTGGACGAGCAGATGCTGAACGTCCAGAACAAGAACAGCAGCTACTTCGTGGAGTGGATCCCCAACAATGTCAAGGTGGCCGTCTGCGACATCGCTCCCCGCGGGCTCAAGATGGCCGCCACCTTCATTGGCAACAGCACGGCCATCCAGGAGCTGTTCAAGAGGATCTCGGAGCAGTTCTCGGCCATGTTCCGCAGAAAGGCCTTCCTGCACTGGTTCACTGGCGAAGGCATGGACGAGATGGAGTTCACGGAGGCGGAGAGCAACATGAACGACCTGGTGTCCGAGTACCAGCAGTACCAGGAGGCCACCGCCAACGAGGGCGAGGACACCttcgaggacgaggaggacgagatCGAGGAGTAG
- the tubb6 gene encoding tubulin, beta 6 class V isoform X1: protein MREIVHIQAGQCGNQIGTKFWEVISDEHGIDPAGNYVGDSSLQLDRVDVYYNEASSHKYVPRAVLVDLEPGTMDSVRSGAFGQLFRPDNFIFGQTGAGNNWAKGHYTEGAELVDSVLDVVRKECEHCDCLQGFQLTHSLGGGTGSGMGTLLISKIREEYPDRIMNTFSVMPSPKVSDTVVEPYNATLSVHQLVENTDETYCIDNEALYDICFRTLKLTTPTYGDLNHLVSATMSGVTTSLRFPGQLNADLRKLAVNMVPFPRLHFFMPGFAPLTARGSQQYRALTVPELTQQMFDARNMMAACDPRHGRYLTVATVFRGPMSMKEVDEQMLNVQNKNSSYFVEWIPNNVKVAVCDIAPRGLKMAATFIGNSTAIQELFKRISEQFSAMFRRKAFLHWFTGEGMDEMEFTEAESNMNDLVSEYQQYQEATANEGEDTFEDEEDEIEE from the exons ATGAGGGAAATCGTTCACATCCAGGCGGGACAGTGTGGGAACCAGATCGGCACCAAG TTCTGGGAAGTGATCAGCGACGAGCACGGCATCGACCCTGCGGGAAACTACGTGGGCGACTCGTCTCTTCAGCTGGACAGAGTCGACGTGTACTACAACGAGGCGTCGT CACATAAATACGTCCCCCGGGCAGTGTTGGTCGACCTGGAACCAGGAACCATGGACAGCGTTCGCTCAGGAGCCTTCGGACAACTCTTCAGACCAGACAACTTCATCTTCG GTCAAACAGGTGCGGGGAACAACTGGGCCAAAGGTCACTACacggagggggcggagctcGTGGACTCGGTCCTGGACGTAGTGAGGAAGGAGTGTGAGCACTGCGACTGTCTCCAG GGTTTCCAGCTGACACACTCGCTGGGCGGCGGCACCGGCTCGGGCATGGGCACCCTGCTGATCAGCAAGATCCGGGAGGAGTACCCCGACCGGATCATGAACACCTTCAGCGTCATGCCGTCACCCAAG GTGTCGGACACCGTCGTGGAGCCCTACAACGCCACCCTGTCGGTCCACCAGCTGGTCGAAAACACCGACGAGACCTACTGCATCGACAACGAGGCCCTGTACGACATCTGCTTCCGCACTCTCAAACTCACGACGCCGACCTACGGCGACCTCAACCACCTGGTGTCAGCCACCATGAGCGGCGTGACGACTTCGCTCCGTTTCCCCGGGCAGCTCAACGCAGATCTGCGCAAGCTCGCCGTCAACATGGTTCCTTTCCCGAGACTCCACTTCTTCATGCCGGGCTTCGCTCCTCTGACGGCGAGGGGCAGTCAGCAGTACCGAGCCCTCACCGTTCCCGAGCTCACGCAGCAGATGTTCGACGCCAGGAACATGATGGCAGCTTGCGACCCTCGCCACGGCCGCTACCTGACCGTCGCCACCGTCTTCCGTGGGCCCATGTCCATGAAGGAGGTGGACGAGCAGATGCTGAACGTCCAGAACAAGAACAGCAGCTACTTCGTGGAGTGGATCCCCAACAATGTCAAGGTGGCCGTCTGCGACATCGCTCCCCGCGGGCTCAAGATGGCCGCCACCTTCATTGGCAACAGCACGGCCATCCAGGAGCTGTTCAAGAGGATCTCGGAGCAGTTCTCGGCCATGTTCCGCAGAAAGGCCTTCCTGCACTGGTTCACTGGCGAAGGCATGGACGAGATGGAGTTCACGGAGGCGGAGAGCAACATGAACGACCTGGTGTCCGAGTACCAGCAGTACCAGGAGGCCACCGCCAACGAGGGCGAGGACACCttcgaggacgaggaggacgagatCGAGGAGTAG
- the tubb6 gene encoding tubulin, beta 6 class V isoform X2, with protein MLGNFWEVISDEHGIDPAGNYVGDSSLQLDRVDVYYNEASSHKYVPRAVLVDLEPGTMDSVRSGAFGQLFRPDNFIFGQTGAGNNWAKGHYTEGAELVDSVLDVVRKECEHCDCLQGFQLTHSLGGGTGSGMGTLLISKIREEYPDRIMNTFSVMPSPKVSDTVVEPYNATLSVHQLVENTDETYCIDNEALYDICFRTLKLTTPTYGDLNHLVSATMSGVTTSLRFPGQLNADLRKLAVNMVPFPRLHFFMPGFAPLTARGSQQYRALTVPELTQQMFDARNMMAACDPRHGRYLTVATVFRGPMSMKEVDEQMLNVQNKNSSYFVEWIPNNVKVAVCDIAPRGLKMAATFIGNSTAIQELFKRISEQFSAMFRRKAFLHWFTGEGMDEMEFTEAESNMNDLVSEYQQYQEATANEGEDTFEDEEDEIEE; from the exons ATGCTGGGTAAT TTCTGGGAAGTGATCAGCGACGAGCACGGCATCGACCCTGCGGGAAACTACGTGGGCGACTCGTCTCTTCAGCTGGACAGAGTCGACGTGTACTACAACGAGGCGTCGT CACATAAATACGTCCCCCGGGCAGTGTTGGTCGACCTGGAACCAGGAACCATGGACAGCGTTCGCTCAGGAGCCTTCGGACAACTCTTCAGACCAGACAACTTCATCTTCG GTCAAACAGGTGCGGGGAACAACTGGGCCAAAGGTCACTACacggagggggcggagctcGTGGACTCGGTCCTGGACGTAGTGAGGAAGGAGTGTGAGCACTGCGACTGTCTCCAG GGTTTCCAGCTGACACACTCGCTGGGCGGCGGCACCGGCTCGGGCATGGGCACCCTGCTGATCAGCAAGATCCGGGAGGAGTACCCCGACCGGATCATGAACACCTTCAGCGTCATGCCGTCACCCAAG GTGTCGGACACCGTCGTGGAGCCCTACAACGCCACCCTGTCGGTCCACCAGCTGGTCGAAAACACCGACGAGACCTACTGCATCGACAACGAGGCCCTGTACGACATCTGCTTCCGCACTCTCAAACTCACGACGCCGACCTACGGCGACCTCAACCACCTGGTGTCAGCCACCATGAGCGGCGTGACGACTTCGCTCCGTTTCCCCGGGCAGCTCAACGCAGATCTGCGCAAGCTCGCCGTCAACATGGTTCCTTTCCCGAGACTCCACTTCTTCATGCCGGGCTTCGCTCCTCTGACGGCGAGGGGCAGTCAGCAGTACCGAGCCCTCACCGTTCCCGAGCTCACGCAGCAGATGTTCGACGCCAGGAACATGATGGCAGCTTGCGACCCTCGCCACGGCCGCTACCTGACCGTCGCCACCGTCTTCCGTGGGCCCATGTCCATGAAGGAGGTGGACGAGCAGATGCTGAACGTCCAGAACAAGAACAGCAGCTACTTCGTGGAGTGGATCCCCAACAATGTCAAGGTGGCCGTCTGCGACATCGCTCCCCGCGGGCTCAAGATGGCCGCCACCTTCATTGGCAACAGCACGGCCATCCAGGAGCTGTTCAAGAGGATCTCGGAGCAGTTCTCGGCCATGTTCCGCAGAAAGGCCTTCCTGCACTGGTTCACTGGCGAAGGCATGGACGAGATGGAGTTCACGGAGGCGGAGAGCAACATGAACGACCTGGTGTCCGAGTACCAGCAGTACCAGGAGGCCACCGCCAACGAGGGCGAGGACACCttcgaggacgaggaggacgagatCGAGGAGTAG